In the Ornithodoros turicata isolate Travis chromosome 5, ASM3712646v1, whole genome shotgun sequence genome, agcaaactggcgcgcagcgaggacaggagtgTCGTTTTTGCGGGACATGTGGGGAATATGCAGGTCCGTCGAAGGCAGCTCGAGGGTCCACAAAGGTGAAGCGTATAGTAGGCGCGACGGAGGGGGCGGAAGAGACTGTGCcagtctgcaaacagcagccccgAAAGCTGAGCTTTCATACagtaggtgaatgtcccgtaggtagtgggcagcatgtcgtgtgcggtaccgcgcacaagagcgcagggtctccatgtcgcgtaggacgtgggctggcgcctccttcgcctcagccaagaccaggaaggtgtcggtcgttttggggacaccaaggcacactcGAAGGCTTCGCGCCTGGATGTTCAAAAGTTCGCGCTCTGTTGTTGAACTTAGACCGTGCAATACCGGTAAGCTGTAACGCAGGAGCCCTAGGACGAGTGAGGTATGCACCTGGCGAAGGTCAGGGTATGATGGGCCCCAGGACGAACCAGAGATGCGGCGGAGGACGTTCACGATGGTAGTCGCCGCGGTAGACAGGGCCTTGACGTGCTTGGACCAAGTCAGCTCCCTGTCAATGGTTATGCCCAGGTATTTGTGATTACGTACGAAGGCGAGCTGTTGGCCGTCAACGCGGAGGGGGAATTTGCGGAAGGATCGCCGGGTGAATGCCATGGCAACAGTCTTGCTAGGTGAGATAGAAAGACCACGGTCGGAGAGGTAAGACACGCTAGTGTCTAAAGCACCTTGCAAGCGACGCTGGATTACATCCCGACGGGTGGAGGAGGCCCAGATGCAGAggtcgtcggcgtatattgtgATGTTGACATGTTCACTTAATTGAGCAGGTAGAGCGGCCATGACGACGTTGAACAGCAGTGGGCTCAACACACTCCCTTGCGGGACACCTCGCAGAACTCTGTAGTGTGCGGTGTCCCTTTCAGAGGTACGCACAAACAAGGTGCGATCAACGAGGAAGTCCCGAATCCGTGCGAGTGGGCGGCCCCCAATACCAGCCTCTTGGAGCGTCGCAATGACAGTGCTGTGCACCACGCTGTCATATGCTTTTTTTGACGTCGAGGCCCTGCAGGGGAAAGTTCGCTTGATCACAGAGATGTACGACAGCGTCAAAGGTTTTGTGAAAAAGTTGGAACTTCGGGAGAAACAGCTAGCGTCGAAGGATCTCTTTCACTTTCCTTGTCTAAAAGCCGTTGACTGCAATAACGAGGAAACGCTTCGCACATACTCGTCGGCAGTGTCGGTGCTGCGGCGTAAGTTCATGTCAAGGTTTCATGACTTTGAGATCCTAGAGGCGACGTTTAAATTGTACGCCGACCCATTTTCAGTTTTTCCAGAAGACGTTAAGCCCGGGCTTCAAATGGAACTAATAGACTTCCAGTGCAATTCCACATTGCGACAAAAGTTTGACGAAATCGGCCCTCGCGAGTTCTACAAATATGTAGACAGGAAGTCGTTTCACTGCCTGATGTCTGACGTCAGCCGTGTTCTGTCGATGTTTGGAGGCACATGCGTATGCGAGCAGTGTTTTTCAATTATGACTATCAACAAGTCTAAGCTGAGGTCCCAGCTGTCTGATGATCATCTTCGAGTCCAGTTGAGAATTGCCACTGCGGTCAACCTACAAGTGGACATCGGGAATCTGGTGAGGAAGAAGGGGCCTCAAGTGTTGTCAGCACATCATTAGGAGCGCGTCCTCCTGTAACCTTGTTCGCGTTTAGTTTATTCCGAGGTGCATAGCCTGCTGCCGTTGGCTGTAATAAAGTCGATATTGTCTGCTCTACTGCGTATTTCCTTCGGGATTTTCTTCTACAGGATAGGATCATAGCCAAC is a window encoding:
- the LOC135395718 gene encoding general transcription factor II-I repeat domain-containing protein 2-like, which translates into the protein MTVLCTTLSYAFFDVEALQGKVRLITEMYDSVKGFVKKLELREKQLASKDLFHFPCLKAVDCNNEETLRTYSSAVSVLRRKFMSRFHDFEILEATFKLYADPFSVFPEDVKPGLQMELIDFQCNSTLRQKFDEIGPREFYKYVDRKSFHCLMSDVSRVLSMFGGTCVCEQCFSIMTINKSKLRSQLSDDHLRVQLRIATAVNLQVDIGNLVRKKGPQVLSAHH